Proteins co-encoded in one Christiangramia fulva genomic window:
- the ftsA gene encoding cell division protein FtsA, with protein sequence MEQNDIAVGLDIGTTKIVAMIGRKNEYGKVEIIGIGKSKSLGVHRGVVNNITQTIQSIQQAIQEAEADSGMKISEVVVGIAGQHIRSLQHSDYITRQNPEEVIDAEDIETLCNQVHKLVMLPGEEIIHVLPQEFKVDGQAEIKEPIGMYGGRLEANFHVVVGQVSSIRNIGRCVKSAGLELSAVTLEPLASANAVLSQEEKEAGVALIDIGGGTTDLAIFKDGIIRHTAVIPFGGNVITEDIKEGCSIIEKQAELLKIKFGSAWPGENKDNEIVSIPGLRGREPKEITLKNLSKIIHARVVEIIEQVYLEIKNYGHEEQKKKLIGGLVLTGGGAQLKHLKQLAEYITGMDTRIGFPNEHLAGNNDAETTSPVYATAVGLVMNSLERGKGKFQEEAVLSDNKMAEDSSVETSEEEIPEENESKKVARKSIFDKWAEKFKDFLDNAE encoded by the coding sequence ATGGAACAGAACGATATTGCAGTAGGACTAGATATTGGAACAACAAAGATTGTGGCTATGATCGGCCGCAAGAATGAGTATGGAAAAGTAGAGATCATCGGTATTGGTAAGTCGAAATCTCTGGGCGTTCACCGCGGAGTGGTGAATAATATCACCCAAACTATCCAGTCTATCCAGCAGGCAATACAGGAAGCAGAGGCCGATAGCGGCATGAAGATCAGTGAAGTGGTGGTGGGAATTGCCGGGCAGCATATCAGAAGCCTTCAGCATAGTGATTATATTACGCGCCAGAATCCCGAAGAGGTCATCGATGCCGAAGATATTGAAACGCTTTGTAACCAGGTGCATAAACTGGTGATGCTTCCCGGAGAGGAGATCATTCATGTGCTTCCGCAGGAATTTAAGGTTGACGGCCAGGCCGAGATCAAAGAACCTATCGGGATGTACGGTGGAAGGCTGGAAGCCAATTTCCACGTAGTGGTAGGTCAGGTTTCATCCATCAGGAATATCGGTCGGTGTGTGAAAAGCGCGGGACTCGAGCTTTCTGCGGTTACTTTGGAACCATTGGCTTCCGCGAATGCGGTCTTAAGCCAGGAAGAAAAGGAAGCCGGGGTGGCACTGATAGATATTGGTGGCGGTACTACCGATCTGGCCATTTTCAAAGACGGAATTATTCGTCACACCGCTGTGATTCCTTTCGGCGGAAATGTGATCACTGAAGATATCAAGGAAGGTTGTTCAATTATTGAAAAACAGGCGGAATTGTTGAAGATCAAATTCGGCTCGGCATGGCCTGGTGAAAATAAAGACAACGAGATCGTTTCGATACCCGGCCTTCGCGGAAGAGAACCAAAAGAGATCACCCTGAAAAACCTTTCAAAAATTATTCATGCGCGGGTTGTGGAGATCATCGAGCAGGTATATCTCGAAATCAAGAATTACGGGCATGAAGAACAAAAGAAAAAACTAATTGGAGGCCTTGTGCTTACCGGTGGGGGTGCGCAGCTGAAGCATTTGAAACAACTGGCCGAATATATCACCGGGATGGATACCAGAATTGGTTTTCCTAATGAGCACCTTGCCGGGAATAACGATGCCGAAACCACGAGTCCGGTGTATGCGACCGCGGTAGGATTGGTGATGAATAGCCTGGAAAGAGGAAAAGGCAAATTTCAGGAAGAGGCAGTTCTTTCTGATAATAAAATGGCAGAAGATTCCTCAGTAGAGACTTCTGAAGAAGAAATTCCGGAAGAGAATGAATCGAAAAAAGTGGCTCGTAAGAGCATTTTCGATAAGTGGGCTGAAAAGTTCAAAGACTTTTTAGACAATGCAGAGTAA
- a CDS encoding cell division protein FtsQ/DivIB, which produces MGYIKALALIVLVCFLFGFAEYRHKARKISDVEVSFTGGENLYVTEEVVNKLLIQNESAGSSVDKEILDLNRVESLLNSHEMIENAEVFVTLDGKLEAIVSQRKPIGRVMGNTSFYLDRNGKVMPLSQNYSARVPLMLGFNEKTAPEAYSVANFIKNDLFLREHITSIHRLDNAKLEMSVRDRDFKLYFGDTSNVALKFNNFKAFYKKAQKDKKLDTYKKVNLQFGDQVVCTKK; this is translated from the coding sequence ATGGGATACATAAAAGCCCTGGCGCTAATTGTTCTAGTGTGCTTTTTATTCGGATTTGCCGAATACCGGCATAAGGCCCGTAAGATCAGTGATGTAGAAGTGAGTTTTACCGGGGGAGAAAATCTCTATGTTACTGAGGAAGTGGTTAATAAATTGTTAATACAAAATGAAAGCGCCGGCTCGAGCGTAGATAAAGAAATTTTAGATTTGAATAGGGTGGAATCCCTCCTGAACAGTCACGAAATGATTGAAAATGCTGAAGTTTTTGTCACTTTAGACGGAAAACTTGAAGCAATTGTAAGTCAGAGAAAACCAATAGGAAGAGTTATGGGAAATACTTCATTTTATCTTGACAGAAATGGAAAAGTGATGCCTCTTTCCCAAAATTATTCCGCCAGGGTACCCTTGATGCTTGGTTTTAATGAAAAGACCGCCCCGGAAGCTTATTCTGTGGCCAATTTTATCAAAAACGATTTGTTTTTACGAGAACATATTACCTCTATTCACCGGCTTGACAATGCCAAACTGGAAATGTCGGTTCGTGATCGTGATTTTAAATTATACTTCGGGGATACCTCGAATGTAGCTTTGAAATTCAACAATTTCAAGGCTTTTTATAAGAAAGCGCAGAAAGACAAAAAATTAGATACCTACAAAAAAGTGAACCTACAATTTGGCGATCAGGTTGTATGCACTAAAAAATAG
- the murC gene encoding UDP-N-acetylmuramate--L-alanine ligase, protein MKDLDHIAHFYFIGIGGIGMSALARYFKAKGGYVAGYDRTPSDLTNTLVSEGIKVNYKDSEDEIPSEILNNQESTLVVYTPAIPKDHQQTKFLKEKGFEFIKRAQLLGVISLNKFTMAVAGTHGKTTTTAILAHLLKETGAKVTAFLGGISEDIQSNLIMQGEEVIVAEADEFDRSFLNLSPNFAAITSMDADHLDIYGEKKELEKSFREFAGKVPKDGKLFIRNGLPLEGLRIGINDNSDYSAKNIRIEEGAYVFDLKTPSEEIKNLKFNLPGNHNLQNAITALAMAIEYGSPTSELARALYSFKGVKRRFSYKIKTDDLVLIDDYAHHPVEIAAVHQAVREMYPSNKVLAVFQPHLFSRTRDFAEDFATQLSKFDEVILLDIYPARELPIEGISSAWLLDQISNKNKALVAKKDLPEKVKNSTAKVVVMMGAGDISEEVKNVQKVLQK, encoded by the coding sequence TTGAAAGATTTAGATCACATAGCACATTTTTATTTCATCGGGATCGGTGGGATTGGAATGAGCGCGCTCGCCAGGTATTTTAAGGCGAAAGGTGGCTATGTGGCCGGTTATGATCGTACGCCTTCAGATCTAACAAATACTTTGGTTTCAGAAGGGATTAAGGTCAATTATAAAGATTCTGAAGATGAGATTCCTTCAGAAATACTGAATAATCAGGAAAGCACTTTGGTGGTTTATACACCTGCAATCCCGAAGGATCATCAGCAAACAAAATTCTTAAAAGAAAAAGGCTTTGAATTTATCAAACGGGCACAACTTCTTGGAGTGATCAGCCTGAACAAATTCACTATGGCCGTTGCTGGAACTCACGGAAAAACTACCACTACCGCGATTCTGGCTCATCTTCTAAAAGAAACCGGAGCGAAAGTGACCGCTTTTCTCGGTGGCATCAGCGAGGATATTCAGTCTAATTTGATCATGCAGGGCGAGGAGGTGATCGTTGCCGAGGCTGATGAATTCGACCGCTCCTTCCTGAATCTTTCTCCAAATTTTGCCGCCATCACCTCGATGGATGCCGATCATCTGGATATTTACGGAGAGAAGAAAGAGCTGGAAAAATCTTTTCGTGAATTTGCTGGAAAAGTTCCGAAAGATGGCAAGTTGTTTATTCGCAACGGACTTCCCCTGGAGGGATTACGCATCGGAATAAATGATAACAGCGATTATTCAGCTAAAAATATCAGAATTGAAGAAGGAGCTTATGTATTTGACCTGAAGACTCCTTCCGAAGAAATAAAGAATTTAAAATTTAATCTACCCGGCAACCATAATTTGCAAAATGCTATAACAGCCCTGGCCATGGCTATTGAGTATGGCTCCCCAACCAGCGAACTGGCCAGGGCTTTATATAGTTTCAAAGGTGTTAAACGTAGATTTAGTTATAAAATAAAAACCGATGACCTGGTTTTGATCGACGATTACGCGCATCATCCTGTCGAGATCGCCGCGGTTCACCAGGCCGTTCGTGAAATGTACCCCAGCAACAAGGTTTTAGCGGTTTTTCAGCCCCACCTGTTTAGCCGCACCCGTGACTTCGCTGAAGATTTTGCCACTCAGCTTTCAAAGTTTGATGAGGTGATTCTCCTGGATATTTACCCCGCCAGAGAATTGCCCATTGAAGGCATATCTTCAGCCTGGTTGCTGGATCAAATTTCAAATAAAAATAAGGCTCTTGTAGCCAAAAAAGATCTGCCTGAAAAGGTGAAGAATTCAACGGCTAAAGTGGTCGTAATGATGGGAGCTGGAGATATTAGCGAGGAAGTGAAAAACGTACAAAAAGTATTACAAAAATGA
- the murG gene encoding undecaprenyldiphospho-muramoylpentapeptide beta-N-acetylglucosaminyltransferase yields MKENLRVILSGGGTGGHIYPAIAIADEIKRRHPGAKFLFVGAKDRMEMEKVPQAGYEIEGLWISGIQRSLNFKNFIFPFKLMSSLAKSRKIIKKFKPDIVIGTGGFASGPVLRVAISKGIPTLIQEQNSYPGITNKILAKYADKICAAYENVKAYFPKERTVITGNPVRQDLLEVNQLREEALENFQLSKDKKTVLVIGGSLGARRINKLIETYLNRFKQEDVQLIWQSGKLYYEEYKKYDSGNIRVMEFINRMDLAYAAADVIISRAGAGSVSELCIVGKPVLFIPSPNVAENHQAKNAMAVMEKNAALMITEEELNERFEPCFFNLLKDEKTMRRYSENIKELALPHATSNIVDEVEKLVNNKNKNK; encoded by the coding sequence ATGAAAGAAAATTTACGCGTCATATTATCTGGAGGTGGAACGGGGGGACATATTTATCCTGCCATCGCCATTGCCGATGAGATCAAACGGAGACATCCTGGCGCGAAGTTTCTGTTCGTTGGCGCAAAAGATCGTATGGAAATGGAAAAAGTTCCCCAGGCCGGATATGAAATTGAAGGTTTGTGGATCAGCGGAATTCAGCGTAGTCTGAATTTCAAAAATTTTATTTTTCCTTTTAAACTTATGAGCAGCCTGGCGAAATCACGAAAAATCATCAAGAAGTTCAAACCGGATATTGTGATCGGTACCGGCGGATTTGCCAGCGGCCCGGTTTTGCGCGTTGCTATTTCGAAAGGAATACCCACGCTCATCCAGGAGCAAAATTCGTATCCCGGTATTACCAATAAAATCCTTGCGAAATATGCCGATAAGATCTGTGCAGCCTATGAAAATGTGAAAGCATATTTCCCGAAAGAGAGAACCGTCATTACCGGAAATCCTGTCAGGCAGGATCTTTTGGAAGTGAATCAGTTAAGGGAGGAGGCTTTGGAGAATTTCCAGCTTTCAAAAGATAAAAAAACGGTACTTGTAATAGGCGGAAGCCTGGGTGCCAGAAGGATCAATAAACTTATTGAAACTTATCTGAACAGGTTCAAACAGGAAGATGTGCAGCTTATCTGGCAATCGGGAAAGCTTTATTACGAGGAGTATAAAAAATACGATTCAGGTAATATTCGGGTAATGGAATTCATTAACCGGATGGACCTGGCATATGCCGCCGCCGACGTGATCATTTCACGTGCCGGCGCAGGTAGTGTTTCAGAATTATGTATCGTTGGAAAACCGGTACTTTTTATTCCTTCGCCCAATGTGGCTGAAAATCACCAGGCGAAGAATGCGATGGCCGTCATGGAGAAAAATGCCGCGTTAATGATCACCGAAGAAGAATTGAACGAACGCTTTGAACCTTGTTTTTTCAATTTACTGAAAGACGAAAAAACCATGAGACGGTATTCAGAAAATATCAAAGAACTGGCTTTGCCTCATGCGACTTCAAATATTGTAGACGAAGTTGAAAAACTAGTAAACAATAAAAATAAGAATAAGTAA
- a CDS encoding FtsW/RodA/SpoVE family cell cycle protein, whose product MNNIFSNLKGDKVIWALAGLLAIFSFLPVYSASSNLAYLHGDGSTFGFLVVHFFHLLLGFCLLFAVHKVPYHYFRGISILLLPVVVVLLVFTMIQGTTIDGAYASRWIRIPVLNVSFQSSTLAAVVLMVYVARYLSKITEKTVTFKETILPLWLPVFAILALILPANFSTTAIVFSMTLILMFLGGYPIKYLLGIVGVGVVMLALFVLTAKAFPGMMPSRVDTWTSRIETFFDGDEEQEQYQVEKAKIAIAEGGITGVGIGKSVQRNFLPQSSSDFIFAIIVEEMGLIGAFGVMLAYLFLLFRIVIVATKANTIFGKLVVMGVGLPIVFQALINMGVAVELFPVTGQTLPLVSSGGTSIWMTCVSLGIILSVSAKREEIKESENNIIEGEEENPLDILSEAI is encoded by the coding sequence ATGAACAATATTTTCTCAAATCTGAAAGGAGATAAAGTGATCTGGGCACTGGCCGGCCTGTTGGCGATATTCTCATTTTTGCCGGTTTACAGTGCGAGTAGCAATCTTGCCTACCTTCATGGCGACGGTAGCACCTTCGGATTTCTGGTGGTTCATTTCTTTCATTTGCTGCTTGGCTTCTGCTTATTGTTTGCAGTGCATAAAGTGCCTTATCATTATTTTCGCGGAATATCTATTTTACTGCTTCCGGTGGTGGTTGTGCTTCTTGTTTTCACTATGATTCAGGGTACAACCATTGATGGTGCTTACGCCAGTCGCTGGATACGAATTCCTGTTTTAAATGTTTCTTTTCAGTCTTCTACCTTAGCAGCCGTGGTGCTTATGGTTTACGTAGCCAGGTACTTATCGAAGATCACCGAAAAAACCGTCACTTTTAAAGAAACAATTTTACCGCTTTGGCTGCCCGTTTTTGCCATTTTAGCACTAATTTTGCCGGCCAATTTTTCCACTACGGCGATCGTTTTTTCTATGACGCTCATTCTGATGTTCTTAGGCGGTTATCCTATAAAGTATCTTTTAGGAATAGTAGGGGTTGGGGTAGTTATGCTGGCTTTATTCGTTCTTACAGCAAAGGCATTTCCCGGTATGATGCCCAGCAGGGTTGATACCTGGACCAGTCGAATCGAAACTTTTTTTGATGGCGATGAGGAACAGGAGCAGTACCAGGTTGAAAAGGCCAAAATCGCTATTGCTGAGGGCGGAATTACGGGAGTGGGAATTGGAAAAAGCGTTCAGAGAAATTTTTTACCGCAGTCCTCATCCGATTTTATTTTCGCGATCATCGTGGAAGAAATGGGATTAATCGGTGCTTTTGGCGTAATGCTGGCCTATTTGTTCCTGCTATTCCGAATAGTTATTGTAGCTACCAAGGCTAATACGATTTTTGGAAAACTGGTGGTAATGGGGGTTGGATTGCCCATTGTTTTTCAGGCCCTGATCAATATGGGTGTGGCTGTGGAATTATTTCCGGTTACAGGACAAACCCTGCCATTGGTAAGTAGCGGTGGGACCTCGATCTGGATGACTTGTGTTTCCCTGGGAATCATCCTTAGTGTGAGCGCGAAAAGAGAAGAAATAAAGGAATCAGAAAATAATATAATTGAAGGCGAAGAGGAAAATCCCCTTGATATTTTAAGTGAAGCCATATGA
- the murD gene encoding UDP-N-acetylmuramoyl-L-alanine--D-glutamate ligase: MVKKIAILGGGESGIGTAILALKKGYEVFLSDKGKIKPKYKEVLKNIEIDWEEEQHTEEKIFQADVVMKSPGIPDKAPLVVKLKEKQIPVVSEIEFASWFTKTPIIGITGSNGKTTVTNLIQHVLKEGGINSEMGGNVGNSFAKMVAEGSTDWYVLELSSFQLDGIEKFKPEIAILTNITPDHLDRYEYKLENYVASKFRITENQTEEDYFIYDADDEIIAKKLKQTPIKAQKLPFSLEKKLENGAYIENENIVVKINNTKFTMPTKDLALEGKHNTKNAMAAATVAQLLRIRKQTIRESMANFQGVEHRLEKVLKINNVLYINDSKATNVNATYYALESMETDTVWIVGGVDKGNVYNELLPLVNEKVKAIICLGLDNDKIVNAFGNIVDNMVETASMKDAVQIAYRLADKGDTVLLSPACASFDLFENYEDRGRQFKEAVRNL; this comes from the coding sequence ATGGTGAAGAAGATAGCGATACTGGGCGGTGGCGAAAGCGGGATTGGAACAGCCATCCTGGCATTAAAAAAAGGATATGAGGTTTTCCTTTCAGATAAAGGAAAGATCAAACCAAAATATAAAGAAGTTCTTAAAAATATTGAGATCGATTGGGAAGAAGAGCAACATACTGAAGAGAAGATTTTTCAGGCTGATGTGGTAATGAAAAGTCCGGGAATTCCCGACAAGGCGCCACTGGTTGTAAAACTGAAGGAAAAGCAGATTCCTGTAGTATCAGAAATTGAATTTGCTTCGTGGTTTACTAAAACTCCGATTATTGGAATTACCGGTAGCAACGGTAAAACCACCGTGACCAACCTCATTCAACATGTGCTGAAAGAAGGTGGGATCAATTCAGAAATGGGAGGAAATGTTGGGAATAGTTTTGCCAAAATGGTGGCCGAAGGATCAACAGACTGGTATGTGCTGGAATTAAGTAGTTTTCAGCTTGATGGTATTGAAAAGTTCAAACCTGAGATTGCAATTCTGACTAATATCACACCTGATCACCTGGATCGATATGAATATAAACTTGAAAATTATGTTGCTTCCAAATTCAGGATCACTGAAAATCAAACCGAAGAAGATTATTTCATATACGATGCCGATGACGAAATTATAGCAAAGAAGTTGAAACAAACCCCGATCAAAGCTCAAAAACTGCCATTTTCGCTTGAAAAAAAACTGGAAAATGGCGCCTATATAGAAAACGAAAATATTGTTGTAAAAATTAATAACACCAAATTTACCATGCCAACAAAAGACCTTGCCTTAGAGGGTAAACACAACACCAAGAATGCCATGGCGGCTGCTACTGTAGCCCAGCTGCTACGAATCAGAAAACAGACGATTCGAGAGAGTATGGCGAACTTCCAGGGTGTAGAGCACAGGCTTGAGAAAGTTCTTAAGATCAATAATGTGCTTTATATCAACGATTCCAAAGCAACAAATGTCAATGCAACCTACTATGCTCTTGAAAGTATGGAAACCGACACGGTCTGGATCGTTGGCGGTGTTGATAAGGGAAATGTTTACAATGAATTGCTTCCACTGGTAAACGAAAAGGTAAAAGCCATTATTTGCCTTGGGCTCGACAACGATAAGATCGTCAACGCCTTTGGGAATATTGTGGATAATATGGTTGAAACTGCCTCGATGAAAGATGCTGTGCAAATAGCATATCGCCTGGCCGATAAAGGAGATACGGTTTTGCTTTCCCCGGCCTGTGCAAGTTTTGATCTCTTTGAAAATTATGAAGACCGCGGAAGACAATTTAAAGAAGCGGTAAGGAATTTATAA
- the mraY gene encoding phospho-N-acetylmuramoyl-pentapeptide-transferase, with protein MLYYLFQYLESEYQLPGAQLFQYISFRSAMAIILSLLISTIYGKRIINYLLVKQVGESVRDLGLEGQSEKSGTPTMGGVIIIFSTIIPVLLFAKLENIYIILLLVTTLWMGTIGFIDDYIKTFKKDKQGLKGKFKVIGQIGLGLIVGCTMYFHPQITTKDVTTVTTPTQDVIARTEVVDMGPEVKNTTTTIPFVKNNEFDYSRLISWINPEFAKYAWLIFIPIVIFIVTAVSNGANLTDGIDGLAAGSSAIIVLTLGIFAWVSGNIIFSDYLNIMYIPRSGEMTIFITAFAGALVGFLWYNTYPAQVFMGDTGSLTIGGIIAVLAIATRKELLIPLLCGIFLVENLSVVMQVSWFKYTRRKYGEGRRIFLMSPLHHHYQKLGKHESKIVVRFWIIGIFLAILTIVTLKIR; from the coding sequence GAATATCAGCTTCCGGGAGCACAGCTTTTCCAGTATATTTCGTTTCGTTCAGCGATGGCGATCATTTTATCCCTGCTCATTTCTACAATTTACGGTAAGAGAATTATAAATTATCTGTTGGTAAAACAGGTTGGAGAAAGCGTGCGGGATCTGGGTCTCGAGGGTCAAAGTGAAAAATCTGGAACACCAACAATGGGTGGGGTGATCATTATTTTTTCAACGATCATTCCGGTTCTTCTTTTTGCCAAACTTGAAAATATCTATATAATTCTTCTACTCGTTACAACACTATGGATGGGAACCATCGGTTTCATTGATGATTACATCAAAACTTTCAAAAAAGATAAGCAAGGGCTTAAAGGCAAATTCAAGGTGATCGGGCAAATTGGTCTTGGTTTGATCGTGGGTTGCACCATGTATTTTCATCCGCAGATCACCACCAAAGATGTAACCACCGTTACGACGCCGACGCAAGATGTGATCGCCAGGACCGAAGTTGTGGATATGGGGCCGGAGGTGAAAAATACCACCACCACAATTCCTTTTGTAAAAAACAATGAATTTGATTATTCCAGGCTTATAAGCTGGATAAATCCGGAATTTGCAAAATACGCCTGGCTGATTTTTATTCCTATTGTGATCTTTATCGTTACCGCAGTCTCTAACGGGGCGAACCTCACCGATGGAATTGACGGCCTCGCGGCAGGCTCCTCAGCGATAATTGTACTTACCCTGGGGATCTTTGCCTGGGTTTCGGGTAACATCATTTTCTCAGATTATCTCAATATCATGTATATCCCGCGTTCGGGTGAAATGACCATTTTTATTACCGCTTTTGCCGGTGCACTGGTCGGTTTTCTCTGGTATAATACCTATCCGGCGCAGGTTTTTATGGGTGACACGGGAAGTCTTACCATTGGCGGTATAATCGCGGTACTGGCCATCGCGACAAGAAAAGAATTACTGATCCCTCTTTTATGCGGAATTTTTTTGGTGGAAAATCTTTCAGTGGTCATGCAGGTTTCGTGGTTTAAATATACCAGGCGAAAATATGGAGAAGGAAGGCGAATTTTCCTGATGTCGCCGCTTCATCATCATTATCAGAAATTGGGAAAACATGAAAGCAAGATCGTAGTGAGATTCTGGATTATCGGGATTTTCCTGGCAATTCTTACCATAGTGACGCTGAAAATTAGGTAA